The DNA region CGTTCCTGTTCTTTCTGCTTGTCCGGTGGTGGATTCTATTGACACTCCCACGTCTAAAGTCGTGGGATTCTTGCTTCGTCATTTGTAACCTCCCGCAAGTGGAGGAATTACACAAACTCCACAAGCGTTTTAACTCTCCGTGTATCCCACGGCGAGGGTTCTTAAGTTGATTGCTGCGTTGACATCTCTATCGAGAAACATACCACAGTTGCTACAGTGATACTCCCGAGCCGACAGCGTTAAGGCATCTTTTTTATGTCCGCAACTGCTACAGATTTTAGAACTTGCGAAAAAGCGATCCG from Candidatus Poribacteria bacterium includes:
- a CDS encoding zinc ribbon domain-containing protein, which encodes DRFFASSKICSSCGHKKDALTLSAREYHCSNCGMFLDRDVNAAINLRTLAVGYTES